atctgtgcctcaatacaatcctgtctcggaggtctacaaacaattccttggacttcatggcttggtttgtgctctgacatgcactgttaactgtgggaccttatatagacaggtgtgtgcctttccaaatcatgtccaatcaactgaatttaccacaggtggactccaatcaagttgtagaaacgtctcaaggatgatcagtggaaacaggatgcacctgagctcaattttgagtgtcatggcaaaggctgtgaatacttatgtacatgtgattttttttcattttttatttttaataaatttgcaaagatttcaaacaaacttctttcacgttgtcattatggggtattgtttgtagaattttgaggaaaataatgaatttaatccattttggaataaggctgtaacataacaaaatgtggaaaaagtgaagcgctgtgaatactttccggatgcactgtacattttagCATATTCTTTGTCGTCTTTGTCAGTTATCAAGACCAGAGTGGTGAACACGGTGAGGACTACGAGACAGAGGAGCAGCTCCAAGCTCGGATCCTGACGGCAGCACTGGAGTTCGTTCCACAGCATGGCTGGACTGTGGAGGCCATTGCAGCTGCAGCAGAGGTTTGTTTCCTGAAGCAAGACCTACATTTTCAAGCATTTGACAcgtgtaaatattaaaatgttgttaTACGTTGTCATTCAGACTCTTGGCCTGTCAGCAGCCTCCACTGGGATGTTCAACAATGGAGCCGGAGACTTGGCCTTACATTTCATTGTGCAATGTAACGCTCATCTCACGGAGATACTCGCAGAGCAACATAATCAAGTACAACTTGGCCAGGCAGAGTGAGTTATAATTGATATATAATTAGCTACATTTCTGTTGACTTATGTCTATAGCCACActcattttcattacatttaacaCTTTAAACTTTTTTGGGCAAAATTAGTCAAGaaaccattttttaaaaaaaggtttgcAGATAccaatgtgattattttttatattattttattattttaaataaaagtatatatgttttattattataggtTGTTTTATTGTGtaatattagtatttattttttgtaaaaaaattatatatatatatatatatatatatatatatatatatatatatgtatatatattattttactgtatatgttatggTTATGGGTAACCAATATTATGGACGATTTTATAATTTTGtgctattttgtatatttttaaactaTAATATACTGTTCACACTATAAGGAATTACACGATTTAAGTGAAATATATCACTAATATATTGATCGCATCCTCATCTGCCGTAATTAGCCTTTTATTTCTaattttctaattttattttcattgtgttggacTGATTAGTATGGAGCTAGAAAAATGACTcaagtatttaaagggatagttcacccaaaaatgaaaattctctcatcattttctcaccctcatgccatccttgaTGGGTTtgactttttcatctgctgaactcaaatgaagatttttagaagaatttctcagctcttttggtccagacaatgcaagcgaatgagtgataaaattttgaagctccaaaaaacatataGCTCCATACTAATCTGTCCAACATAATAAAGATTAAATTAGAAATAAAAGGCTAATTATGGCGGATGAGGATGTGAACactaatatattttgtatttatttgttttctgttagGCCAAAGAAAACGGCACAATTTCTGAGAGACGCGGTGGAGACGAGGTTGCGGATGTTGATTCCTTACATTGACACATGGCCTCAGGTATCAGCCACTTTGTATAAAAACTGGTTTCCCAATAATTAAACCTGACTTTTATCTGTAACCAAATCACAATGCTATACATATCATTTTCCAGCTTTAAACGTCCTtttacacacatacattatatttaAATAGATTTATTGAAAATGATGAATGCCCTgagtttttgtatcttttttgaCTTTGTAGGCTATGAGCATCCTCCTCCTACCCCACAATATCCCCGACAGCCTGAAGCACCTGTCAACAATGGTGGATGACATCTGGTACTACGCAGGCGATCGCTCAACAGACGTGAGTGGCTCCTCTAATCCAAAACCCCCATCTCCTCCTCTCTTTCACCCTTTTACCCCCACCCCTCAGTGATCATCTCATCCCCCTGTATTTGACCGAGCTTCTGTATGTCTTTTAGGTGAACTGGTACACCCGCCGGGCGGCACTGACTGGGATCTATAACACCACAGAGCTGGTGATGGTGCAGGACTCATCTCCTGACTTTGAGGACACCTGGGCCTTTCTCAATAACCGTATAGAAGATGTAGTTAACATAGCCAATGCTGCTAAACAGGTGTATAGTGTTCTTGTTTTCCATTACAAATGAGAAGCTTTCTTTTGGAAAATTAAATTACTATGTAAAGTCACTAACATTCAGTCTGTGGTTTAGGTGCAAGCCACAGGAGAAGCTGTGGTTCAAGGATTCATGGGAGCTGCAATTACGGTAAAATACACTGTGTTCATGCAGATTCTTTCAACCATAAATTTGCTCAATCTTAATCTTATAGTCATTGAATTATGGTTGTTGAATTACATAATTCCAAGTGTTTGAGGTTGTTGCAAGAATATTAAACACATTTGCATGTAGTAAAATGTGTTGTAGCATGTTTTTGTATGcagtctttttttctctctcctacaGCTGAAGAACCTAACGGGGATGAACCAGAGAAGATGAATCCGTTTGTCTCTGCTCCTGTCTTCCTTACGTCTCATCTACTACTCATTGACA
This genomic window from Myxocyprinus asiaticus isolate MX2 ecotype Aquarium Trade chromosome 48, UBuf_Myxa_2, whole genome shotgun sequence contains:
- the LOC127437793 gene encoding ubiquinone biosynthesis protein COQ9-B, mitochondrial-like, whose amino-acid sequence is MAALIRGLRAGRALRGLSSVAVQAKLSPQCNNVRRGFHRAALLQVADDRKSDTSVPPPSYHEVHTAGERSSTSAQGESNDAAAGQDNAQPNTSYQDQSGEHGEDYETEEQLQARILTAALEFVPQHGWTVEAIAAAAETLGLSAASTGMFNNGAGDLALHFIVQCNAHLTEILAEQHNQVQLGQAEPKKTAQFLRDAVETRLRMLIPYIDTWPQAMSILLLPHNIPDSLKHLSTMVDDIWYYAGDRSTDVNWYTRRAALTGIYNTTELVMVQDSSPDFEDTWAFLNNRIEDVVNIANAAKQVQATGEAVVQGFMGAAITLKNLTGMNQRR